The candidate division KSB1 bacterium nucleotide sequence AACGTGCGGGATTTCCCTTTGTCCTTGCAGCGTGGCTTGATGCCGCATGATCAAACGCGGGCTGCGCCCGTCGTTTGCCTCATGCGGGTTAAAAATAAAAAGGCCTGATCATGCGGTGTGTCCTAATTGGGCGGTACATGATCAGGCCCGAAAAAACCTCGAACTTTTTTGCGCTGCCGGCCGCCACACTCAAGAGGGCAAGCAGCGTGGAGACACCTTTTTTAACGCGTTTCCAGGACATTTTTGACTTCCTGAGGTTGTACATCCGGAATCGAACCCGCGCCGTTCTTCCAGCCCAGTCCGCATTCCGGACACACGGGCTGGTCGGCGTCAATCATGGCGGCACAAGCGCAGCCTTTCGCCTTCAACAAGCACCAATCACACGGCGGCTTCACACAACAACTGTACCTGCCGTCGCGGATCATGCTGGCCTTGGCGGTTTCGACATTAGCTTTGGCGGTCGCGACTTGCTCAGCCGCCGGCAAGGTATCCAGCGGCGGCGAGCCGGTTTCACGGGTGCAACTAAAAAATAGAACAAGGAGAGCAAAAAAGCAAGCGGCGGAGAAAAAAAACAAACGCGGCTTTGTGGACATGCGAGTGTTCATTTTTTCTTTTTATTTGAACTTCCGCCGTTTTCCAAATATTCCCGCACCACCACGGCATTATTGCGCGCCGGGTCATCGGTGCCGTAGAGCAAAGTCAAATTACCAACGGCTGCATTTTGGCGCAACTGGTCGAGTGTCGCTTGTTTATCGCGCGAGGCCAATTCTTTCAAGTAGCTTTCGCGATATTGCGGCCATTTATTGAGCGCATAACCATGCCGCCACAATTCGTAAGAGGGCGCGATATCTTGCGCCCACCACTCGACGGCGGCATCGCGCGTGGAAATGCCTTCCGGCCACAGACGATCGACATACACGCGCACGCCGTCTTCCGGCGTTGGTTTAGTGTAAATACTTTTGCATTTCAATGCCATTTCTGGTGCGCCGGTTAGCGCGACAATCCGAACGCCGCGTAGTTATAATCTATGTAGTCCTTCCATTGTTCCGGCACGCTGTCCTCCGTAAAGATCGCTTTCGGCGGGCATTCCGGCTCACACGCGCCGCAATCAATACACTCTTGCGGATGAATATAAAGCATCATTTTGTAGGCCGGATCGCCCTCTTTGATGACGACTTTATCACTATCAACTTCATATATGCAATCCACCGGGCAAACGTCAACGCAAGCGCGATCACGCACATCGACACACGGTTCAGCGATAATGTAGGTCATAGCTCATCTCCTGCGGCTTGAATGTTGAAAAGGAATTTGATTGGGACCGTGTTTATCATGACAATCACAGCCCTGGACAGTTTACAACCAGCTCAGGCTCAAACCTCTCAGATACAACGTTTCAAATATAATAAACCCTTTTGACTTACGCAACATTATTTTCACCGGGAATTGGTGCAAAAGAAAGATTGTTGACATTGAGAAAAAATTTTTTAAGTTTGAGTGTTATAAAATTTAAAACCACCAAACGTCAAACGCAACGAGAAAATTTTCCCATGAACCGACGCCATTTTTTTGAAAAATTTGCAAGCGGGCTCTTCGGCGGGACGGCGCTGGCGTTTCTGGCGCCGGCGCTGGCCTTTCTTCTTCCCAATCGCCATTTCGGCGCCACCGGCCGTGAATTTACCGGCGCCGACGGAGAAATCATTTTGGCCGACTCGATTGCCGAGAACGACATTCGCCTGGGCTTGCTTGGCGGCAAGCCGGCGATGGTGGCGCGCCGCAACGGCGAGCTGTTCGCGCTGTCCGCGGTGTGCACGCATCTCGGCTGCATCGTCGCGTTCAATGCCGCCGCCGGTACGTTTCAATGCCCGTGTCATGGCGGCAAATATGATCGCGACGGCAATGTCATCGCCGGGCCGCCGCCAGAACCGTTGCAGCGGCTCGATATCAAGGTTGAAGACGACAAAATTATTTTAACATACGATTAACCACCAAGACACGAAAACACCAAGAAAACCCAATTCGTGGCTTGATGCCTTCGTGGTTAAATTTCGGCTGCGCCCGAGGGAGACACGCTTCCATGTCACTACACGCCTGGCTGTCCGAACGCCTGCCGTTAGATTTTTTGGCGAAATTCACGCGCCAGCAGCTTGCCCAGCCGCAGCCGCGCCACGTGAGTTGGCTGCACACGCTCGGCTTCACGGCACTGCTGCTTTTGGCGCTGCAAATTTTTACCGGCGTGCTGCTGCTCTTTTATTACAAACCCGGCGCGGCAACGGCTTATCAGAGCGTCACCTTCATCGCGGACAAAGTGACGTTCGGCTGGTTCTTCCGGCAATTGCACATTTGGGGCGCGAATTTTCTCATCACCGTCGTGGCGCTGCATCTCGTGCGCGTGTTCTTTTACGGCGCGTATAAAAAGCCGCGCGAGCTGACCTGGATGGCCGGCGCCGGCTTGTTTTTCGTCATGCTGGGGTTCGCTTTCACCGGCTATTTACTGCCGTGGGATCAACTGGCGTTTTGGGGCACGACGGTTGGCACCGATTCGAT carries:
- a CDS encoding DUF488 family protein — its product is MALKCKSIYTKPTPEDGVRVYVDRLWPEGISTRDAAVEWWAQDIAPSYELWRHGYALNKWPQYRESYLKELASRDKQATLDQLRQNAAVGNLTLLYGTDDPARNNAVVVREYLENGGSSNKKKK
- a CDS encoding Rieske 2Fe-2S domain-containing protein; its protein translation is MNRRHFFEKFASGLFGGTALAFLAPALAFLLPNRHFGATGREFTGADGEIILADSIAENDIRLGLLGGKPAMVARRNGELFALSAVCTHLGCIVAFNAAAGTFQCPCHGGKYDRDGNVIAGPPPEPLQRLDIKVEDDKIILTYD